CCGACGAGCAGCCGCCCACAAGGCCGCCCAGCAAGCACAGCAGCACGGCCAGTATTCGGGAATTCAGAATCATACGCTTAGCAATTGGGTGGTATATTACACCTGTACTGCACTGGCTACCCGCAAGTTGTGCTGCGCCGGCGTAGCGCAGCGTAATCGAATTGAAACCGGCCTGCGTATGCCGGGGGTATGATAATGAAACGCTTGCTGATGCTATTGCTGGCCGGCGCCGGGGCCCTCGGCAGCCATGCGCAAACGGGCGCCGCCGCCGAGCCCGACCGCCGCTTTGCCGAGCTGCCCAAGCTGCAGCCGGGCGAGGCCGTGGCCACTTTCGCCGGAGGCAGCTACTGGAGCACCGAGCCCGTGTTTGAGCGCCTGAAGGGGGTACGCGCCGTGGTGGCCGGCCACGCCGGCGGCACCGTGCCCAACCCCACCTACGAGCAGGTAAGCCGCGGCGGCACCGGCCACGCCGAAAGCGTGCAGGTGTACTACAACCCGGCCGTAATCAGCTACGCCCGCTTGCTGCAGGTATTTTTTGCCCAGCACAATCCTACCACCCTCAACCGCCAGGGCCCCGACGAAGGCCCGGAGTACCGCTCGGTAGCTTTTTACCGCACCCCGCAGGAAAAACAGCTGATCGAAGCTGAAATCAAGCGCCTGAACGAGTCGCGGCGCTACCCCACGCGCGTGGTTACGCAGGTGGTGCCGTTCAGGGCCTTTTACCCGGCCGAGCGCTACCTGCAAAACTACTTCAGCGCCCACCCCGAGCATCCGTACAGCCGCATTGTGGCTGCGCCGCGCTACCAACAAGTGGCCCGGGATTTTCCGGAGCTGCTCAAGCCCGGTTCCTAGGTGTTACCTACAGCTTAGCAGCAAAGGAGCGCCGGCAGCAGCAGCGGCCGGGGCTCCTTTGCTGGGTTTGCACAGCCTATGGCAACTGGGGCAAGGCATGGGCGGCACCTTCGCTTACCCACTGCTGGGCTTGCCGGGCTTCGCTAAAAAACTGAATCTGGCAGGGCAGCACTTCGGCGCAACTGCCGATGATGCGCTTGATGGCCATGCGGTTCAGCGGGTCATCGGAGTACACCAGGCCCAGGCGCACAATCGGCAGCTCGGCCATGTGCGGAATAAAGTTCGTCAGCATCCACTCCTGGTCGTCGGGCCGCAGGGTGCGCATTTGCTTGTGGTTGGCAACCCAGCCGCGCACGCGGCGCCGCCGGCCTTGCCGCAACAGCTCCTGAAAGCCTGCCCGCAACTGTTCGCTGTTCACGAAGCCCCTCCACTCGGCCTCCAGCACAGCGGTGGCCGCGTGGTAATGAATCAGTAACGCTGCTGATTGGTGTACAACGGCCATACCCTCGGAAAAGTGATACCTCCAAAGCTATGGCATTTAAACGGGCTACCTGATTGTCAGCAACGTTATATTTCTGTTGCCTCGCCGGGTTTTGGGCTGGCATTTTTGCCCCAAGCTCAGCACGTGGTGCAAGCACCTAGGCAAGCGCGCCTAGGTGCTTGCCTGCCTACCGCCCTCGCTGCACCTCCAGCACGGCCGAGCCGGTACCGGGCCGGCCGTTGGCACTCAGGCCCTGCACGCCTACCCGAAACGCCCCTAGGTCGTCGGAGGTGTAAAAGGTGAGGGTAGCACGGCCATCGGCGTTGGTGGCAACGGTGGGCGCCCAGTACAGGGTAGTGGCGCGGTAATCGGGGTGCAGGGCAGGGGCCGGGGTTTCGTAGCGCGGGGCGTAAAACTCGCGGGGTTGGTAGTAGGCCGGTACGGTAGCCCGGGCCACGCCCGGGCTGCTGCCCGAGGAGGTACTGGCCGAGCCGCCGCGCTTGGTGTAAAAAGCCATTACCCCGTTGGCGCCCTGCGTGCCAAACATAGCAGCCGATGCCCC
The sequence above is drawn from the Hymenobacter sp. YIM 151858-1 genome and encodes:
- the msrA gene encoding peptide-methionine (S)-S-oxide reductase MsrA, with the protein product MKRLLMLLLAGAGALGSHAQTGAAAEPDRRFAELPKLQPGEAVATFAGGSYWSTEPVFERLKGVRAVVAGHAGGTVPNPTYEQVSRGGTGHAESVQVYYNPAVISYARLLQVFFAQHNPTTLNRQGPDEGPEYRSVAFYRTPQEKQLIEAEIKRLNESRRYPTRVVTQVVPFRAFYPAERYLQNYFSAHPEHPYSRIVAAPRYQQVARDFPELLKPGS